The DNA window TTTTCGTTAATTAACAAAGGAGGGAGTGACTCCGCTGAAGCACTAAAATGCACAAAAGCCCGGAGAGAGCTCTAACCAACTCAAGAAAAGAGcctaaaaatgaagaaaaacagaTCAAGCCCAGCCCCATAAAAATAAGCCCTGAGAAAGCTAGGAGAAATCGGAGATCTGGCAGTGCGTGACTTCATAAATCACTCATAAAGAAATGATAATTTTGTTCAAGTTTTtggaaataacattttttttaattttgaatttcatttcttGAATATTAGCTCTTATTGTGCTACTGGAACTAGACATAAAGAAGTTGGAACTAGAGCTCTTaaatattatgtaatttttaatcatatttggAAGTTTGATaacttttattttggatttttctaaaaaatatatttatattaaaaaaattaaattgatattttttttatatttttaatatattgatatgttgatattaaaaatatcaaaaaatcatttgaatatatatatttttaaaaaattccgtACTTCATAGTAACAAACAGTTCTAGTAATAATTCTCCACACACTATTTTGTATCGGAGTGGCCAATCGAGTTTCTTTATTCAtgggaagaagagaaaatgctcgaaggagaaaaggaagaagaagagggtaATCCATTTATGGAACAAAAACTTACGCGTCCACTTAAGAAGCTGTTGTTTCCTAGTGGAAATGAATTAAATCATTACATGTTGAAAGCACAGAAAACCATATTCTTCTTCCGCGTTTCCACAGCAACCCCACTAAAAAAAGgcacttttttattattattattttgtttccttctaCATTTGTAATGCCTATAAACATGAGCTACATATTTGGTAATACATGTAGCAAAATCCGAGTAAATTCGCAGTCTTGAAGCCTAGAAACAATGACCTATAACATGAGAGCTTGGGTTGTGACTGTGTTGGTTGTTTTGGTAGCTTCAAATGCTTTTATATGTGATGTTAATGCGGCCGGAGAGTGTGGGAAGACACCAATTAGGTCAGCAGCTGCGAGCTTGAGCCCGTGCTTGGGAGCGGCGGGGAATGCAAGGGCCGCTGTGCCACCAGCTTGCTGCTCCAAAGTGGCTGCCCTGATCAAGACATCTCCAAAATGTCTTTGTGCTGTTCTGTTATCACCTTTGGCAAAGCAAGCTGGAATCAAACCAGGAATTGCCATCACCATTCCGAAGCGTTGCAGCATTAAAAACAGACAAGCTGGAAAGAAGTGTGGAAGTAAGTGATAGTATTCCCAATTTGTTTCCGTTTCTTTTTTTGCAACATGATCATCTTCCTCCCGTGTTTCAAACACCAAGATCAATAAAATGTTTGCCTTTTCATCTCAATCAATAAATTTTGCCAAATAGACCGTTTGAAAAGGACTCAAATGGATCTTTTAAATCtgatttgagtttgtttttgaagaaaaaaaaccatcccTCGATGCATTGATGCTGTTTGTCACCATCTCATAACCATTCTGGCCACAGTGAGACTTCAGtagtttttataataagaaGATCAAGGCAGCCCTCCGTACTCATAACAATCCCAATTCAATACTGACTGGGGAAATTAGAACGAACATTTTATGAATGTGTGGTgtcaaacaaaatcaaaattgaaaaatagagGGTAAGAACATTTCCTGCAAAAATACAAGGGCGGGGGTTATACTACCTTCTAATATCCCGTCTTGATTTGATTAGAAATAGAAACCCAACTGCATCTCAACTGACCTCATGAACTAAGAGTCCAGGAATCTTACCATGACAGGCTAACAGCTAC is part of the Populus alba chromosome 10, ASM523922v2, whole genome shotgun sequence genome and encodes:
- the LOC118046487 gene encoding uncharacterized protein, which produces MTYNMRAWVVTVLVVLVASNAFICDVNAAGECGKTPIRSAAASLSPCLGAAGNARAAVPPACCSKVAALIKTSPKCLCAVLLSPLAKQAGIKPGIAITIPKRCSIKNRQAGKKCGKYTLP